A window of the Thunnus albacares chromosome 15, fThuAlb1.1, whole genome shotgun sequence genome harbors these coding sequences:
- the dnal1 gene encoding dynein axonemal light chain 1, producing the protein MAKATTVREALAKWEEKSGEKASEATAIKLYGQVPSIEKMDASLSTLTKCEKLSLSTNCIEKITNLNGLKNLRILSLGRNNIKALTGLEAVGDTLEELWISYNLIEKLKGIQCMRNLKVLYMSNNLVKEWGEFVRLADLPCLADLVFVGNPLEEKYSTEGTWMDEASKRLPNLKKLDGTPVIKQEEDEGDRES; encoded by the exons ATG GCCAAAGCAACGACTGTAAGAGAAGCACTGGCCAAATGG gaggaaaagtcaggggagaAGGCGAGCGAGGCCACAGCTATAAAATTGTACGGTCAGGTTCCTTCTATAGAGAAGATGGATGCTTCTCTCTCCACACTCACCAAATGCGA GAAACTGTCTCTGTCCACAAACTgcattgagaaaataaccaacCTTAATGGCCTGA AGAACCTGAGGATACTGTCACTAGGGAGAAATAATATCAAGGCACTCACTGGGCTG GAGGCAGTAGGAGACACATTAGAAGAGTTGTGGATCTCTTATAACCTGATAGAGAAGCTGAAGGGAATCCAGTGCATGAGGAACCTGAAAGTCCTCTACATGTCCAACAACTTGGTCAAAGAATGGG GAGAGTTTGTGAGGCTAGCTGACCTGCCGTGCCTGGCAGACCTGGTGTTTGTTGGAAATCCTCTGGAGGAGAAGTACTCCACTGAGGGAACGTGGATGGATGAAGCCTCTAAAAGACTACCTAATCTGAAGAAACTAGATG GAACCCCAGTCATCAAACaggaagaggatgaaggagacagagagagctga
- the pth2 gene encoding tuberoinfundibular peptide of 39 residues isoform X2: MSGLPAFPRTSFLLLCILGMTLVTSGFPQPRLPLSSDDSEAKRDDWDVVFPSISLRDWSIQMMSAPSLRAAANSKTGLMREAWLFAPERAEASVERAWPAEWSSQDAGMVKRNMVVADDAAFREKSKLLTSMERQKWLNSYMQKLLVVKSS; encoded by the exons ATGTCTGGGCTGCCTGCTTTCCCCCGTACATCCTTCCTACTGCTTTGCATTCTGGGTATGACCTTGGTGACATCTGGCTTCCCTCAGCCTCGACTACCTCTCAG TTCTGATGATTCAGAGGCTAAACGAGATGACTGGGATGTTGTCTTCCCCTCCATCTCTCTACGTGATTGGAGCATCCAAATGATGTCAGCACCCAGCCTCAGAGCGGCAGCCAATAGCAAGACAGGGTTGATGAGGGAGGCGTGGCTCTTTGCCCCAGAGAGAGCAGAGGCAAG CGTGGAGAGGGCGTGGCCTGCTGAGTGGTCCTCTCAGGATGCAGGCATGGTGAAGAGGAACATGGTGGTGGCTGATGATGCTGCTTTCAGAGAGAAGAGTAAGCTGCTCACCTCCATGGAGAGACAGAAGTGGCTCAACTCCTACATGCAGAAACTACTGGTGGTTAAATCTTCATGA
- the tedc1 gene encoding tubulin epsilon and delta complex protein 1 — protein sequence MQRSKAAVSVEVKQVIAALCRLLAATGLHAVPAPETFRRAKFGGEVEVEDQFWQLLANIFQTTGTVSSEASTQLTETSEHRKLVAAGLWQTGYHADWMYVRRGGGGGEGGGREEGRFSSRDLLLALGWLLATGTLEKLLTLRVQQLDKTLLTPTPVKPQISHEVHLDSASLRRLQWLIGCLRHQGRTLLSMQEERTSLLHAVFSASLPSSASSSSDQSSKVLREDCAHMRELCDLLEAYLKWKQVEKVFWTWMDSVVDCHLKDPVVERSTHPTDRRAAVCHHGNRGLEKLEDMLLRLPTSQKGQRRGKRDAEHRGEGGERLQGRLDTSTLPPLLSSLPSLPSLPLLSQSYRARLHAEKPVRHSSRPAGGLCGRAEDPDELSASHATQLLLHAEARLLERRDRQRMANKIQLQEITGRLDELVLIPP from the exons ATGCAGCGCAGTAAAGCGGCTGTGAGTGTGGAGGTGAAGCAGGTGATTGCAGCTCTGTGTAGACTGCTAGCGGCCACCGGCCTCCACGCTGTCCCCGCTCCGGAGACCTTCAGACGGGCTAAATTTGGTGGTGAAGTCGAGGTG GAGGATCAGTTCTggcagctgctcgctaacatCTTTCAGACAACTGGAACCGTTTCCTCTGAAGCCAGCACACAGCTAACAGAGA cCTCTGAACACAGGAAGCTGGTGGCTGCAGGACTGTGGCAGACTGGCTACCATGCTGACTGGATGTATGTgaggaggggaggtggaggaggagaaggaggaggaagggaggaggggagatTCTCCAGCAGAGATCTGCTCCTGGCGTTGGGCTGGCTGCTCGCTACAGGAACACTGGAGAAACTGCTGACTCTGCGAGTACAGCAACTGGACAAAACACTACTCACACCTACACCT GTGAAGCCTCAGATTTCTCATGAGGTCCACTTAGACTCGGCTTCTCTAAGGAGACTTCAGTGGCTCATTGGCTGTCTGAGACATCAGGGGCGGACCCTGCTGTCCATGCAGGAAGAGCGAACTTCATTGCTTCATGCT gttTTTTCTGCCAGCCTCCCCTCCtctgcatcctcctcctctgatcAAAGCTCTAAAGTGCTAAGagaa GATTGTGCTCATATGCGGGAGCTCTGTGACCTCCTTGAAGCATATCTGAAGTGGAAACAGGTGGAGAAAGTTTTCTGGACCTGGATG gATAGCGTAGTGGATTGCCATCTGAAAGATCCTGTTGTTGAGAGGTCTACACATCCAACTGATAGGAGAGCAGCAGTTTGTCACCACGGAAACCGGGGTTTAGAGAAATTGGAGGACATGCTGTTGAGACTGCCCACATCACAG AAAGGTCAGAGGAGAGGCAAAAGGGATGCTGAACacaggggagagggaggagagaggttGCAGGGTAGATTGGACacctccaccctccctccccttctctcttctctcccctccctgCCCTCCCTGCCCCTCCTCTCCCAGTCCTACCGAGCCAGGCTCCATGCTGAGAAGCCAGTCAGACACAGCAGCCGCCCAGCGGGGGGGCTCTGCGGCAGGGCCGAGGATCCAGACGAGCTGTCGGCGTCTCACGCTACACAGCTGCTTCTTCACGCAGAGGCCAGACTGCTGGAGAGGAGGGACAGGCAGAGAATGGCCAACAAGATACAGCTGCAGGAGATAACTGGCAGGCTGGACGAACTGGTGTTGATACCACCGTAG
- the pth2 gene encoding tuberoinfundibular peptide of 39 residues isoform X1, which produces MHALSTQSVTPGTEDRMSGLPAFPRTSFLLLCILGMTLVTSGFPQPRLPLSSDDSEAKRDDWDVVFPSISLRDWSIQMMSAPSLRAAANSKTGLMREAWLFAPERAEASVERAWPAEWSSQDAGMVKRNMVVADDAAFREKSKLLTSMERQKWLNSYMQKLLVVKSS; this is translated from the exons gATGTCTGGGCTGCCTGCTTTCCCCCGTACATCCTTCCTACTGCTTTGCATTCTGGGTATGACCTTGGTGACATCTGGCTTCCCTCAGCCTCGACTACCTCTCAG TTCTGATGATTCAGAGGCTAAACGAGATGACTGGGATGTTGTCTTCCCCTCCATCTCTCTACGTGATTGGAGCATCCAAATGATGTCAGCACCCAGCCTCAGAGCGGCAGCCAATAGCAAGACAGGGTTGATGAGGGAGGCGTGGCTCTTTGCCCCAGAGAGAGCAGAGGCAAG CGTGGAGAGGGCGTGGCCTGCTGAGTGGTCCTCTCAGGATGCAGGCATGGTGAAGAGGAACATGGTGGTGGCTGATGATGCTGCTTTCAGAGAGAAGAGTAAGCTGCTCACCTCCATGGAGAGACAGAAGTGGCTCAACTCCTACATGCAGAAACTACTGGTGGTTAAATCTTCATGA